ATTTAACAAAGATAGTAATACTGGCAATTTTTTCTATGCAACATGGAAAAACACATTAATTAagaatgatttttgttttataatgaaaGATCTCACTACCTCTATACCTTCTGTACTTTTGATGCAACTTATGGAGTAAATATGCTCGGCTGCTCTTGTATACAGGCAAAGTTTTGTATGAAGATTAAATGTGTCTTCACTCTAGTTCAACCAAATAAGAATCTAATTTACCTCTTCCTGAGCATGTCTGTACTCCTTCTTCAAGGTTATGAAGTTCATCTTTAATGTAATCTTCCTGAACGCGCAAGTACTCCAAATTCTGAAGGAGGCGCTTGTATGTGTTGTAGTCATCTTTTGTGGTTTCATCACTGACAACGGTTAACCCTCCGAGAACAGGGACTTTGACATCCGCTGTCTCCTCCACCTGAAACAAgacacaaaaattattattaaagccATTTACCTTTACTGATGCAAAATGTGGGTGAAAGTTCTGTAAAATAATGCTGGAGTTTAAGCATTATTAGTTGTTttgataatacaatatacatatttaatctgATCCCATTGAAGAATACCCTCTTGCCTGGAACTGTTTTCTGGTACTTACAATCTTAAAGTGAAATCAACAATTTATTTCAAAACTAGTCTTCTAGTGTGGAAATACAGAAAATGTACAGTACTGATAAAGTAACACAAAAATTCAAAACAATACAAATCTGACTATTCAACTAGTTCAGTGACAGACATTCAGATGAAGATGCCAAGAAAACTGTAAGTGAAGGTTCTACNNNNNNNNNNNNNNNNNNNNNNNNTCTGAATATATTAGGATTTCACCCGCAAGATAGGCTATTGCAGGATCTGTTACAGAACTGTTCTTTATGAATAGAATATGCCTTATGCTACAAAAGCATATCTGGGCTACAGCTAGCTGCATAAAATCACCATtggtggttttattttaaaaggctAAAACAAACTGTCCCAGAATAAGTTGACCTTTTGTCTTATTACATACTTCTTTCCTAGATCAATTTGGCTTAGCATATATTTTGACTAAACAGCAATTGGATGCTTTAATACTCCAACATCTTACATTTTTATGTgtcaaaaacaattattttatgcTTCCATAGCTGTCCTTTATACGTTTCAGAACCACAAAGGATCAATACTGGGTATAAAAAATTACTTCTGCAAGGCAGATAGGAAGCAAGTCCACTGATCTGCACATGGAACATTGCCATAATATCTGCAAAGGCCAAAAGCCTTTACCACATACATTCTAGCAAGATAAAGATTAGACTGGTTCCNNNNNNNNNNNNNNNNNNNNNNNNNNNNNNNNNNNNNNNNNNNNNNNNNNNNNNNNNNNNNNNNNNNNNNNNNNNNNNNNNNNNNNNNNNNNNNNNNNNNNNNNNNNNNNNNNNNNNNNNNNNNNNNNNNNNNNNNNNNNNNNNNNNNNNNNNNNNNNNNNNNNNNNNNNNNNNNNNNNNNNNNNNNNNNNNNNNNNNNNNNNNNNNNNNNNNNNNNNNNNNNNNNNNNNNNNNNNNNNNNNNNNNNNNNNNNNNNNNNNNNNNNNNNNNNNNNNNNNNNNNNNNNNNNNNNNNNNNNNNNNNNNNNNNNNNNNNNNNNNNNNNNNNNNNNNNNNNNNNNNNNNNNNNNNNNNNNNNNNNNNNNNNNNNNNNNNNNNNNNNNNNNNNNNNTTGACAATAACTCACCACGGAGGTCTCTAAGCTCAACCTTGCCAGATTCTATGAGGTAGAGGGTCACTGACCCTTACTAGACCCTGTTAGATCATGAAGTACTAAGACCAAGGCACTGCTTGATGTGTAGAACCACACTCTTTGACAAAGAATTGTGGGACTACCTCCACTttgtatagattatattttataccttACAATGTTGATGAATGTGTTCTTTATGATCATTACATTAGCTTTTCTACTCAGATCAGCATAATGCTGGATGAACACACCCATTTGAAATTCACTGTGGTACGTGACGGATAGCACAGAATTATTAGCTAAAATTTAATGATTTACTGTGTGACTTAAGAGATTAGCATCAAGGAATCGTCATGCAACTCTTTGGTATCACTCCATCCCCATTTATAGTGGGTGGGGGTGACAACGACGACAACGATGAAAAANNNNNNNNNNNNNNNNNNNNNNNNNNNNNNNNNNNNNNNNNNNNNNNNNNNNNNNNTANNNNNNNNNNNNNNNNNNNNNNNNNNNNNNNNNNNNNNNNNNNNNNNNNNNNNNNNNNNNNNNNNNNNNNNNNNNNNNNNNNNNNNNNNNNNNNNNNNNNNNNNNNNNNNNNNNNNNNNNNNNNNNNNNNNNNNNNNNNNNNNNNNNNNNNNNNNNNNNNNNNNNNNNNNNNNNNNNNNNNNNNNNNNNNNNNNNNNNNNNNNNNNNNNNNNNNNNNNNNNNNNNNNNNNNNNNNNNNNNNNNNNNNNNNNNNNNNNNNNNNNNNNNNNNNNNNNNNNNNNNNNNNNNNNNNNNNNNNNNNNNNNNNNNNNNNNNNNNNNNNNNNNNNNNNNTACAATAATNNNNNNNNNNNNNNNNNNNNNNNNNNNNNNNNNNNNNNNNNNNNNNNNNNNNNNNNNNNNNNNNNNNNNNNNNNNNNNNNNNNNNNNNNNNNNNNNNNNNNNNNNNNNNNNNNNNNNNNNNNNNNNNNNNNNNNNNNNNNNNNNNNNNNNNNNNNNNNNNNNNNNNNNNNNNNNNNNNNNNNNNNNNNNNNNNNNNNNNNNNNNNNNNNNNNNNNNNNNNNNNNNNNNNNNNNNNNNNNNNNNNNNNNNNNNNNNNNNNNNNNNNNNNNNNNNNNNNNNNNNNNNNNNNNNNNNNNNNNNNNNNNNNNNNNNNNNNNNNNNNNNNNNNNNNNNNNNNNNNNNNNNNNNNNNNNNNNNNNNNNNNNNNNNNNNNNNNNNNNNNNNNNNNNNNNNNNNNNNNNNNNNNNNNNNNNNNNNNNNNNNNNNNNNNNNNNNNNNNNNNNNNNNNNNNNNNNNNNNNNNNNNNNNNNNNNNNNNNNNNNNNNNNNNNNNNNNNNNNNNNNNNNNNNNNNNNNNNNNNNNNNNNNNNNNNNNNNNNNNNNNNNNNNNNNNNNNNNNNNNNNNNNNNNNNNNNNNNNNNNNNNNNNNNNNNNNNNNNNNNNNNNNNNNNNNNNNNNNNNNNNNNNNNNNNNNNNNNNNNNNNNNNNNNNNNNNNNNNNNNNNNNNNNNNNNNNNNNNNNNNNNNNNNNNNNNNNNNNNNNNNNNNNNNNNNNNNNNNNNNNNNNNNNNNNNNNNNNTTTGCAATTTCAAGATNNNNNNNNNNNNNNNNNNNNNNNNNNNNNNNNNNNNNNNNNNNNNNNNNNNNNNNNNNNNNNNNNNNNNNNNNNNNNNNNNNNNNNNNNNNNNNNNNNNNNNNNNNNNNNNNNNNNNNNNNNNNNNNNNNNNNNNNNNNNNNNNNNNNNNNNNNNNNNNNNNNNNNNNNNNNNNNNNNNNNNNNNNNNNNNNNNNNNNNNNNNNNNNNNNNNNNNNNNNNNNNNNNNNNNNNNNNNNNNNNNNNNNNNNNNNNNNNNNNNNNNNNNNNNNNNNNNNNNNNNNNNNNNNNNNNNNNNNNNNNNNNNNNNNNNNNNNNNNNNNNNNNNNNNNNNNNNNNNNNNNNNNNNNNNNNNNNNNNNNNNNNNNNNNNNNNNNNNNNNNNNNNNNNNNNNNNNNNNNNNNNNNNNNNNNNNNNNNNNNNNNNNNNNNNNNNNNNNNNNNNNNNNNNNNNNNNNNNGCTTCACCATGATGTATTAATAGTAAAATGATTACTTGTGTCAAATAGTTTGACAGTAAAATGAGATTTGTCAACTTCAAGTTCAATTCTTCAGAACAGGTGACTTTTGAAAATGTCATGAGTAACACCTAAAAGTGTCTctctacaattttttaaaatgaaaatgaggacTATTGTCATGGCCTATACATCCCTAGCAGATTATAGGTAGCTACATGAAGTCTGCAGTTTTATATCAGAGTGCAAAAGATGTACAGGAAATGAGGATCACTTCAGTATTTGTGGGCTTTATGTGTCTCATTTTTTTAACCTTTGAGTAAATAATTTTATTCAACCATACATTTTAAAACTCGAGCATAAAATTTgcacttatttatcaattttcatcACTACACCAGCAATATTTACCTCAATTATTACGCAGGATATCGATACAAGAATTTTCTCCTCTATACACATTTGGTACTGATAAAGTAGTAACAAGATACAGTTTTCCACCAAAAATGTCTAACAAAACCCAATCTAGCATATCCTAGTCTAAACCAATCCCAGACCCCAGACTCATTTTGCTGTGTTCCCTANNNNNNNNNNNNNNNNNNNNNNNNNNNNNNNNNNNNNNNNNNNCGTGTTATTCACATCACGGCGGAGTTGGATGCAGCTCCGGACCTCAAGTCACTGATGTCATGTTATGAAGATGCAAGCATTACATTCTGTACTGTTCTTTATAAGGAACCCTCATGCCCACACCACATGCCCTGGGGCATTGCCTGAGGGAGAATGGGATGTGTAATGCTAGTATTGGTTATTGTCTGTATGAAGGTGGATTTTAGCACATAAATAATTTGCCTGCAATGCATGGAAGGtgccacacaccaaaacatgaTGCTCTCTTGCTGCTGATGTGAACCTGCAACCATCACACTTGTTTAAAANNNNNNNNNNNNNNNNNNNNNNNNNNNNNNNNNNNNNNNNNNNNNNNNNNNNNNNNNNNNNNNNNNNNNNNNNNNNNNNNNNNNNNNNNNNNNNNNNNNNNNNNCTCAGCAGCCTTGTATATCACTGCATACAAtcttgtattttataaaaatatgatttgaGAACATAAGTGATTTCTAACATTTCTTATCCTTCAATAAAATCAAACTCATTCTTGTATACACAGTGTACATACNNNNNNNNNNNNNNNNNNNNNNNNNNNNNNNNNNNNNNNNNNNNNNNNNNNNNNNNNNNNNNNNNNNNNNNNNNNNNNNNNNNNNNNNNNNNNNNNNNNNNNNNNNNNNNNNNNNNNNNNNNtgtaacatttaaaaaaatcatctcaCTTTGTTAGTGTGGTGTGTCAAGTGCTATGCACCACCACACCAGGAAAGAACCGCTCACAGTCAAGTCCACTCAGTGCTCCCGANNNNNNNNNNNNNNNNNNNNNNNNNNNNNNNNNNNNNNNNNNNNNNNNNNNNNNNNNNNNNNNNNNNNNNNNNNNNNNNNNNNNNNNNNNNNNNNNNNNNNNNNNNNNNNNNNNNNNNNNNNNNNNCCGAGGAGGAGTCTCTGGCGAGTGNNNNNNNNNNNNNNNNNNNNNNNNNNNNNNNNNNNNNNTATACNNNNNNNNNNNNNNNNNNNNNNNNNNNNNNNNNNNNNNNNNNNNNNNNNNNNNNNNNNNNNNNNNNNNNNNNNNNNNNNNNNNNNNNNNNNCGAGGACCCCATTCAAGCTCTCTAACTTGGCATAATATATGTGTAGGAGGCCTGCAGGTTTTTGCCGAAACatgaaacatgaaaaacaaagcaTCGTTTGAGGAGTCGTCCTCATCCTGAATAATAACAACCTAcaccaatgcattttttttttacttcagcaAAGAGTTTGAGGAATGGCGAGAAGAAATATTCAATACCGGTATAATCCTCATAGAGGTGTAATATTAATACGATGATCTATAAATCATGTGTACTCATCTATTTCTTNNNNNNNNNNNNNNNNNNNNNNNNNNNNNNNNNNNNNNNNNNNNNNNNNNNNNNNNNNNNNNNNNNNNNNNNNNNNNNNNNNNNATCTGGGTCTACCGCTAAATCATTCGAAGTAAAAAATTACACAAAGCAAATTTAatatacaaagaagaaaacaaaatctaCCCAACGAACTAATGATGACACAAATAATACTCGTTTTCGTGTCCATTTCTTCCCAAATCTTTAACCGGCGAGGCTCTTCACCGGCGGAAAACACAGCCAACTCTCAAATACTTTAAAAGCAACCAACAGACCTTCTCCGTCGTCACAGTTATTCCgatttcttccatttcccttctgaCAATTCGGCTTCTCTTCTCACGAACCTTCGACTTCGATGGTGAAAACAGTCGGGCGTTCTCGTAGCGCAGCCGGATTCACGGATTCATGAGTTCGCAGTTCTTATAGGGAactgccggggggggggaggatgaataaAGTTATGNNNNNNNNNNNNNNNNNNNNNNNNNNNNNNNNNNNNNNNNNNNNNNNNNGACGGTGAATTAATGGGGGAAAAATCATTAGAGGGTCAACAATATTAGAATTTTGTTATTTCGTATGTTCATATAGGGAGAAGGTGGATTCAAAGGTTTACGTTCCGTGTGGTAAACTTCtaattgaataattaaataacaataaaacgaaagaaatgcATCAACTggattaataataaaacagataaatctTTCgcttgattataaaaaaaaaaataattgtatcattttaatttctaaaaaatcCGATTCACTGTGTTACGCGCGGATTCATAGGATATACCATGACTTTCGAATCCGATTTTGTAATAAATATCGCGCNNNNNNNNNNNNNNNNNNNNNNNNNNNNTTCACAGACACTTCATATAGCCatctatattattgaaaatatccaTAAATACGTTCCAATGTGCTCACATCTAGAAACGATAATGGAAAAACGTTGATTTTCACTTAAAAATACGTTCGCATAACAAATTTGTTCATGGCAGTTATAAAGATATTCCCTTTTCAGATACATATCACGCATGTAATATCAATATCACGAATGCAGTAGATATCTAATCATATTTTAAACTGTTTATAGAGGTCGTATGTTAAAGGGATGCATACTGTACAAATGCTGATGTCATTATTACAGTAAGGACAATGcggtattagtaataattataacagtataaatGCTAATACAGTTAAGGATGAGCGTTTGGGAACTATTTAAATGATAGTGATTACAGAACCATGATAGGATAAAAATGCTGTTAACGGAAGAATATAGAAAGAACTGCAAGAATAACCGNNNNNNNNNNNNNNNNNNNNNNNNNNNNNNNNNNNNNNNNNNNNNNNNNNNNNNNNNNNNNNNNNNNNNNNNNNNNNNNNNNNNNNNNNNNNNNNNNNNNNNNNNNNNNNNNNNNNNNNNNNNNNNNNNNNNNNNNNNNNNNNNNNNNNNNNNNNNNNNNNNNNNNNNNNNNNNNNNNNNNNNNNNNNNNNNNNNNNNNNNNNNNNNNNNNNNNNNNNNNNNNNNNNNNNNNNNNNNNNNNNNNNNNNNNNNNNNNNNNNNNNNNNNNNNNNNNNNNNNNNNNNNNNNNNNNNNNNNNNNNNNNNNNNNNNNNNNNNNNNNNNNNNNNNNNNNNNNNNNNNNNNNNNNNNNNNNNNNNNNNNNNNNNNNNNNNNNNNNNNNNNNNNNNNNNNNNNNNNNNNNNNNNNNNNNNNNNNNNNNNNNNNNNNNNNNNNNNNNNNNNNNNNNNNNNNNNNNNNNNNNNNNNNNNNNNNNNNNNNNNNNNNNNNNNNNNNNNNNNNNNNNNNNNNNNNNNNNNNNNNNNNNNNNNNNNNNNNNNNNNNNNNNNNNNNNNNNNNNNNNNNNNNNNNNNNNNNNNNNNNNNNNNNNNNNNNNNNNNNNNNNNNNNNNNNNNNNNNNNNNNNNNNNNNNNNNNNNNNNNNNNNNNNNNNNNNNNNNNNNNNNNNNNNNNNNNNNNNNNNNNNNNNNNNNNNNNNNNNNNNNNNNNNNNNNNNNNNNNNNNNNNNNNNNNNNNNNNNNNNNNNNNNNNNNNNNNNNNNNNNNNNNNNNNNNNNNNNNNNNNNNNNNNNNNNNNNNNNNNNNNNNNNNNNNNNNNTAAACAGTGATTTGTCAAACctttagatgtagatataaagatTTGAAtcataagatatgatataagataattaaCATGTTTAATACAATAGATGAATTATGGATGATAATAGACGTAGATTAGAGGTTAAAATAACCGAATCAGCTGTTGTCAACACCGACAACCACCGTGCCTAAAACCACGTTCAAAGGTGAATGGAAGAATAAAAAAGTCAATATCTCGTGTAATATACATCATAGTTTAGAATTTCTTTTGTCAACATTTATATTACAGGTCCTGTTGTCTTGTGGTAAAGGGAGAATGCGAGACACATTTTAATTTAggagaaatgtgtgtgttttatatcagGCTTGTTTTTCACGTTCTCATGGTATTTGTCACGTTTTGATATATTGATCACTTGCCATATTTCTGTAGGccggagtttttttttaatgatttcaaaTTGTTCATATTGATTTGTCTTAATAAACTGTAGTGAATCTTCCGATATGGGCAGATAATCTATTACTATAGGCCTATGCTGTTTAACGTGAATCCTTTGCTACNNNNNNNNNNNNNNNNNNNNNNNNNNNNNNNNNNNNNNNNNNNNNNNNNNNNNNNNNNNNNNNNNNNNNNNNNNNNNNNNNNNNNNNNNNNNNNNNNNNNNNNNNNNNNNNNNNNNNNNNNNNNNNNNNNNNNNNNNNNNNNNNNNNNNNNNNNNNNNNNNNNNNNNNNNNNNNNNNNNNNNNNNNNNNNNNNNNNNNNNNNNNNNNNNNNNNNNNNNNNNNNNNNNNNNNNNNNNNNNNNNNNNNNNNNNNNNNNNNNNNNNNNNNNNNNNNNNNNNNNNNNNNNNNNNNNNNNNNNNNNNNNNNNNNNNNNNNNNNNNNNNNNNNNNNNNNNNNNNNNNNNNNNNNNNNNNNNNNNNNNNNNNNNNNNNNNNNNNNNNNNNNNNNNNNNNNNNNNNNNNNNNNNNNNNNNNNNNNNNNNNNNNNNNNNNNNNNNNNNNNNNNNNNNNNNNNNNNNNNNNNNNNNNNNNNNNNNNNNNNNNNNNNNNNNNNNNNNNNNNNNNNNNNNNNNNNNNNNNNNNNNNNNNNNNNNNNNNNNNNNNNNNNNNNNGATAAGAATCCAATGGTTTACATGTTCTGATGAGTTACGACTAAGATTCAGATGTAAATCATggttataataaagatattaggaATTTAATGAGTTGAGGATAAGAATcttataagaatcataataaatcTGTGACCATGTTTAAGGTGTCATAATGGGATGTCTGTTCTGGTAACATGTGCATTGTATGGAATTCTTGAACTCTACTGTAATCGCAGTACTGAATCAATCATTCTATTGTCTAATGCAGGGGGCTGTTCCCCCtgacaccccccaacccccaccaaggAAAACACCCCTGCATGTTGGTCGTGTGCTCTACCCCACCGTGGGTAGAGCGAGAATTCCACCTTGCACAAGTGTGACCCGTAAAACTAGTCAATATATTAGGTTACTGTAAGTATAGTCACTTTGTAAATATAAGCATAATCTAATAGTTAGGTAAGGTTCTCTTGGGGCACAAGAAAGTCACATTTAGACAGGTGGTTCCAAATTTCActagcttttattttcattcaaatttAGATGGAAATGAAGGGGAGACTTTGTAAAAACTTCAACTAAATAAGTGTTTTGGAAAATTAGGCCCTTTTTGTAGCAAGAGTACAGACAGGCTGAAAAAATGGTGTTTTTTAGGGTTAACTGAGGATGATGGGAAATTCTACCTATCCCTTGGAGCAAAATggacaaattatattttattgtgacAGATAATAAAAGGAGGGTGTGAGAATGAATAGTTCAACTTGGTATGTTATTAGGCCTAACCTATAGCTTTCACTTCATCAGatctatttttgtattatgatattaaaacCTAGATAACACATCTTGCactgtaatttttcatttttatacagACCAGTCTTTGTGGTTCCCAGTGAAATAATGCTCATTGTAACTCAAATCAGGGGGATGAATCAGTTAATTACATTTTCCCAGTGGTTGTTTGAGTATATTATTGGTATTCTTTCAGAAGTGTAGCAAGATGGACGAGCGTGTGGAGAGAATAAAGAACAAGATCACTGCCTACCCCGATTTTCCAAAACCTGGTATTCTCTTCAGGTAGTATATTTTCTTGTGccttatctgtatgtgtgtatgttcttgGTGTATTGGGACGGTTAATATTTTCTGTTAGATCTGAGATGTTATTTTTGACATTGAAGTGTAATGTTGTAATATCATGTTTTGGTTAATTAtttaagattttgttttgtttgtatagtgtaaaattattttgtaaaatatgttttGGTATTGTCCNNNNNNNNNNNNNNNNNNNNNNNNNNNNNNNNNNNNNNNNNNNNNNNNNNNNNNNNNNATGTTCATAGAGAAAGTGTTTCAAGACATTGACTCATGTTTAGTTTCAATGAAAGGTGAAAAGGGTGTTTTAACTAACTTGCCTGAATGAGTCAAGAGTCAAGGGCTATCTGTGTCTCCATTACAATGAAACTATGTCCACATACTAAAGCAGTTATTTATCTTCATAACACAAGACCTTGCAAACATTTGCCTTGGCATAGacaggtttgatatatatatatattcatatagaacaAGATTTTGAAACACTAATCATATTAAGTCACAGGTAACTAGTGTAATATCAGAATGAAATGGTAAACATCATTGAAAAAGTAGAAGTTTCAGTTCataccatatttttattatttttctttgtttattgtatCTGCTTCTTTCAGAGACATCTTTTCAGTCCTCCAGACTCCTCCTGTATTCCATGATTTGATGGCAGTTCTTGAAGAAAAGGTCAAGTCAATCTGCCCTGATGTAGATATTATCATGGGCCTGGATTCAAGAGGGTTTTTATTTGGTGCTCCGCTAGCTTTGTCCCTGAACAAGCCTTTCGTAccggtgaggaagagggggaagttgCCCGGAGAATTGAAGCAGATATCTTACACCCTGGAGTATGGAACGGTAAGGAATGGAGCACTATTGTGgcctttatttgttttgtttttttattttgaaattctaTAAAATACAGGTTTATCAGAGCATTGCTTATTATTACGTGATTGGAAGATTGAGTATCAAATATCAGAATGTACTACACTTAAGATTTGTCTTAATCTCGTGGTATCTGAAGTTGCAATGTCCACNNNNNNNNNNNNNNNNNNNNNNNNNNNNNNNNNNNNNNNNNNNGCTGTGTAAGGGACAAAATTTTCTGAGAGAATGACATTGGGATGAGTGGAAGAGTCTTCTAATTAGCTAACAGAAAGATCCTCCCTACTTGGTTTGTCCCAGATGTAACTTGTATTAAGAATCTGGGTATTTATTAAACCTTTATGACAATATGGGCTGGAATGAGTAGTCATATGTATTTTGAGTAatggtatatatagttatacagaaATTTTCTTTCTGAAGATACCTGattgattttttgggaataatgacATTAAGAAATTGAacttggaatattattaaaacaattatattaaaGCTCCAGAGCAGCGTACTAAGATACATCTAGTAAATAAGCATGAAACCtttgtattactactactattatatggTGAACATTTTGCATTCTGATTACCCTAGTGGTTGGTCTAACTGAAAAAACCTTTGTACGTTTTCTTAATCATTTTATGATGGATGGTCATATACTATATAGCTAATGCTTATTGAATTCTTggttctctatttatttttatgatatgtatTGATACCCTATGTCTCATTTTGTTCTGACTTTGTTTACAGGATGTCTTTGAGGCTCAGGCATCTAGCATAAAGCCAGGTCAGAAGGTGGTAGTTATTGATGACCTTCTTGCGACAGGAGGTAAGCATGGATGCACCTTATCCATTAATTATTAGTGTATTTATAATAGTCTTTTTATAGTTTGATAGTTTTAAACAGGCTAAAAGATTttctagtcattttttttttcactgtatattgCTGCATGGTAtatgtctttgtctttttgttaaTAAGTGAATTGGTGGAAGCCTTACTCTCCAAAAATAATGTTAGCCACTAtttgctgttttgtttatttttgtcagtAGATGTTTCCTTACATAAAAgaaacattattttctttgtgcTGAGttgtattagatagataaatactgaTACATTTTGTTCAGTCCATGTAAATCTTTGGCATTATCAAGAAATCTTCTTCATAAAAATTGAATATGATTTCATATACCTGAtgcttgtatattttatttaaatctggacaacacatatatatctatatcttgtgTTAACATTACTTCATATTGCTTCTTTATCACTTTCAATTAAAGTGTCAAGAAATGTGGGAGTTACAGAATGGATCACAACTACTTTGTCTAACATTTTATGAAAGAACTGAAAGAACCTTTTTTTCACTTACAGGTTCAATGAAAGCTGCCTCTGAATTAGTGAAGGAAATGGGGGGTGTTGTTGCACTGTGCCTTGTATGCATTGAACTTGTAGATTTGAAGGGGAGAGACAAATTGAAAGATCCATGTG
This window of the Penaeus monodon isolate SGIC_2016 chromosome 31, NSTDA_Pmon_1, whole genome shotgun sequence genome carries:
- the LOC119593153 gene encoding adenine phosphoribosyltransferase-like; amino-acid sequence: MDERVERIKNKITAYPDFPKPGILFRDIFSVLQTPPVFHDLMAVLEEKVKSICPDVDIIMGLDSRGFLFGAPLALSLNKPFVPVRKRGKLPGELKQISYTLEYGTDVFEAQASSIKPGQKVVVIDDLLATGGSMKAASELVKEMGGVVALCLVCIELVDLKGRDKLKDPCEAIVKY